CAGGGAGGCTAGCTGATCTGGGTACCCCTGTTCAAACACACGCAGAAGCTTGAAAAGCTTGTCCAGTGCATTGCTCAGGCCCTCCTGGGGCAGGGGGATTGCCATCCTATCAACGGGGAACACGATGCAAAGCTGCCGGCCAGGGGCCTCCAGGGGCCCCACGCTCACTATGTAGGGCTGAGCGTGGGAGGCAGACTCTGGGCCCTCCAAGGAGGTAGGGTCATAGAATAAGGAGGACACCTCGGTGTCCATCTGTAGAGGAACAAAGGAGGAAAGGTCTTTCAAGGGGGTTCTTCAATTACATTCCTTCGAAAAGTCATTGTTACCCTTCTAAAGTTGCCAACAATTTCCTTCTAAAACTCTGCTAGTTCACAAACTGTTACTCTATATGGCAATGAGGAAATGTCTGAGTTTATTACTCTGATCAGgaagtataaaaaaaaaaagattaaatgTTGCTCACCGGTACAATGTCCACAAGATACCGAATGGCCTGCCTGACACTGCTCCTGGAGGGTAAGGAGGCTCTACTGGTGTTTGTTGGTGGTAGTACATAGATCAGGACCTTCAGCATAGTCAGGGTGTAGGAGTCTGCAGAGGAATCAGAGGGGAACAAAGCTGTGAAACTTGGCATAAAACAACTCAAACAAAACACAGCAATGTACTCTGACCCCTGAGTAAATCATACAGATAATTTTCAGTCAGTCTGTCAATGGTTTATTAGGAGGTTGACTGTAAAGTGTCTATtccatgtatactgaacaaaaaaataaacgcaacatgcaacaatttcaaagtttTTACTGAGAAATAAACATTTTGTGTATATGGACAATTTCTGAGATTGTAtatttcatgaaacatgggaccaacactttagatgttgcgtttatatttttgttcagtgtagttaaccTCTGACCTCCTTGCTGTGTGGCAGCCAGTTGGAGAAGTGCTGAGATGTCTGGGTGTTTTTCGCACTCTGCGATCTGGTACACCCTGGGCAACACGAAAGACGACCACTGGGCCAGGAAAGAGTGGCCTTTACCTGGGAACATCCTCTCAAACTCCAGGTCAATCTGAACAAAGAAACACCTTTCAGATCCCAATAATAAACATAGTCACCAATGGGTTGTTCCActtcaaaaagcacaagaaagaggattttTTACGCCCACCGACTCAaattgttctgaaatcgtttgTTGTTCGGAAACTGGTACAACAATCAATTCCACAAATATTCTAGTTTAAAAATATAGATTTTATcgtctgagaaattaagctaattgattgcatccAAATAGGCTATTTGAATTTATAGGACTCATATCATAATCAATAAatagacatgaggaatccaaaggAATACTCAAGTGGCCAGCTTTTGACCACGTCTTTGATTCCTCATACAGTATCTTACCTCATTGTTAGTAAAAAGTTTGGTTCAAATTGGATGTTAGGTACTATAATATTTCAGAaatatatgaatcctataaattaaaaacGGGCCATTTTGGGCgaaatcaattagcttaatttctcagagattgAATAATATATCATTAAAATAATGTTGCGAGAATGACATGGAATGAACCTAATTACAAGTCTATCTGTGGCCTTTCTAGTCTAGTGAGCATCAGTGGCTTTCTCCATGACGACTGGACTCACCGTGGCGGGTACGTCAAGAAAACGTGGGTACTCGGCCAACACAGCCCTCATACTAGGCCGTGTGTTGCTGATCCACCTCCTGCGTGCGTTGAATGTGAGGTCCATAGCACCGTGGATGGCAGGCAGATTCCTGGTCAGGGGCCTGGTTTTCTTCATCAGCTCCACCCACCTCTGCGTCTCCTCACTGGACTGGCTCTCCAGGAGCCCAGGTCCCGATCGAGGTCCAGCGGGGTCCAACAGACCTGGCTCTGGCCGACGCCTCTTCAGCACATACTTCTTCTTGTGGTCTTCAAGGGTGCGTCGAGAGTTGCGCAGGCGCGTCTCAATGTAACCTGTACGGGACAAAGGGTCGTACAAGTgttcctacacagagagagagagaaaatgaaaagACATAATTGTCTGTTCAGTAAGTGAGAATTATGTGAATCCTACACTACTAATCAATTTAGCTCACGATGCCATTGATGCCAGCAGAGGGTGCACAGAGTCTGAGTCCTGGGAAGAGTTCCACTATGTGCTCTGCCAGCATGGTCTTCTGAGCAGAGGTAGGGTAGCTGCAGAGGACAGGAGATTAAACGTCAGAAACAGTTACAAAACATTGAGTCTAAATAGAAGAGAAAAATCTCAGATTTCTCAGTCCCTTCCCTTCTCAtcccaaacacacatacaatcagcTCCTCACAATCCAAACTCCTCCACGATGAAGGACACGGAGAACTTTATGAGCTTTCTGCGGGACAGCTCACACAGACAGCCCTCCCTCTCGTACTCCCGCACCACCTCAGGACACAGCTGCTCCAGCCACAGGCGCAGGCGACCTACAAAGTCCTGTGGACCAGCCTCCACCTGCTCCTGCCCAAACTCACCGGCCTCCACACCACTCTGAGAATGACAGTTTTAGATAAGTTAAGGACTGAGGATCACATTATGTCAATTACCATTTAGCGCCTaatatgttttatgagattgTGAGGTCGGCGATCGAGGACTGAGTAGATGTGCTTTACTCACATTGGCAGGATGAGGCAGAGCAAGGGCCTCCTCAGCCATGCAGCA
This genomic stretch from Oncorhynchus clarkii lewisi isolate Uvic-CL-2024 chromosome 13, UVic_Ocla_1.0, whole genome shotgun sequence harbors:
- the LOC139364629 gene encoding uncharacterized protein, producing MDVQLSISFLRDRLGGAIEEAVRTAVESVLCETVRLLTGLQGDQQQGLSSLTQRDQDTLGLKQRLEAPSGGDWRVQAGSSEAFCNTGLRGGVGRGNIKNPMGQTTCSTSQASQRTTVEPHPQEVVEDCAGLPDPFDLVSAGPVMVDFEEGQGMGIPEEWELMNRVYKTEHNEDMALIDGGGATHFADDHRLHEGDLRTVAVSLEGEMAAKPQDALHPCFSPTNIKTERPDMERCCMAEEALALPHPANSGVEAGEFGQEQVEAGPQDFVGRLRLWLEQLCPEVVREYEREGCLCELSRRKLIKFSVSFIVEEFGFYPTSAQKTMLAEHIVELFPGLRLCAPSAGINGIEHLYDPLSRTGYIETRLRNSRRTLEDHKKKYVLKRRRPEPGLLDPAGPRSGPGLLESQSSEETQRWVELMKKTRPLTRNLPAIHGAMDLTFNARRRWISNTRPSMRAVLAEYPRFLDVPATIDLEFERMFPGKGHSFLAQWSSFVLPRVYQIAECEKHPDISALLQLAATQQGDSYTLTMLKVLIYVLPPTNTSRASLPSRSSVRQAIRYLVDIVPMDTEVSSLFYDPTSLEGPESASHAQPYIVSVGPLEAPGRQLCIVFPVDRMAIPLPQEGLSNALDKLFKLLRVFEQGYPDQLASLYSFLEHLYGLEMTPRDNHDSPSGKGSKVLELLSRLHMPS